Proteins co-encoded in one Girardinichthys multiradiatus isolate DD_20200921_A chromosome 11, DD_fGirMul_XY1, whole genome shotgun sequence genomic window:
- the LOC124875953 gene encoding claudin-7-B-like: MANSGLQILGFALALLGVIGLIIGTILPQWKMSAFVGSNIITAVSMYEGLWMSCAFQSTGQIQCKVYDSMLQLTGPLQAARALMVVSIIVVVAGLGAACMGMKCTNCGGDDKVKKSRIAMTGGIIVLVGALCGIIACSWYANDIVRAFYDPFTPVNTKYEFGSAIFIAWAGAFLAIIGGAMLAASCTKEKPSPKYPISTRPPSSSKEYV, translated from the exons ATGGCCAACTCGGGTCTTCAGATTCTGGGTTTCGCTCTGGCTCTTCTTGGTGTGATTGGACTGATAATTGGCACCATTTTGCCCCAGTGGAAGATGTCAGCTTTTGTTGGATCCAACATCATCACGGCGGTGTCCATGTACGAGGGACTATGGATGTCCTGTGCGTTTCAGAGCACAGGCCAGATCCAATGCAAAGTGTACGACTCCATGCTGCAGCTCACCG GTCCCCTTCAAGCAGCGCGCGCCCTCATGGTTGTGAGCATTATTGTTGTCGTAGCTGGACTGGGTGCCGCCTGTATGGGAATGAAATGCACAAACTGCGGAGGAGACGACAAAGTGAAGAAGTCCCGCATTGCTATGACTGGTGGCATCATTGTTTTAGTTGGAG CTCTGTGTGGCATTATCGCCTGCTCTTGGTACGCTAACGACATCGTCCGAGCCTTCTATGACCCTTTTACTCCCGTCAACACAAA GTATGAGTTTGGCTCTGCCATCTTCATCGCCTGGGCTGGAGCTTTTCTGGCTATAATTGGAGGTGCCATGCTGGCAGCATCCTGCACAAAGGAAAAGCCTTCACCCAAGTATCCCATCTCCACTAGGCCCCCAAGTAGCTCTAAGGAATACGTTTGA
- the npm1a gene encoding nucleophosmin 1a, translating to MNGLNDDPMAPQTFLYGCVLEAGKEVVFNPDDDELEHQLDLRMACVDPSTKDELHMVEVEGQDAEGQKVKAALVSLKPSTLPSVCLGGFTITPPTVFRLKTGSGPVHISGQHLVMMEAGQSFDDDEDDEEEEEEEEDIKATKKRPASSPAAKSQKKMKMDVEDEEDDEDDDDEEDDEEEESEGEESPIKAKQTLPKATPAKQKGPAQNGKNSAPSTPASKPTPKGKGKGEKTPKTPATPKVNLTLPEIKAKMMESVKKGITLPKAQPKFENFVKHGHNVSDPKVIAELWKWRQSLKDEK from the exons ATGAACGGGTTAAACGACGATCCAATGGCACCACAGACCTTCCTTTACG GGTGTGTTCTGGAAGCCGGCAAGGAGGTGGTCTTTAATCCTGATGACGATGAATTGGAGCATCAACTAGATCTGAGGATG GCATGTGTGGACCCCAGCACAAAAGATGAACTTCACATGGTGGAAGTTGAAGGACAGGATGCAGAGGGTCAGAAAGTCAAGGCAGCACTAGTTTCACTCAAGCCATCTACCCTGCCAAGT GTCTGCCTTGGTGGGTTCACAATTACACCCCCAACTGTATTTCGTCTGAAGACGGGTTCAGGTCCGGTTCACATTAGTGGACAACACCTCGTCA TGATGGAGGCTGGCCAGTCTTTTGATGACGACgaagatgatgaggaggaggaggaggaggaagaagacatTAAAGCAACAAAGAAAAGACCCGCCTCATCCCCTGCTGCCAAGTCTCAG aaaaaaatgaaaatggacGTGGAGGACGAAGAGGATGATGAGGATGACGA tGACGAGGAAGATGATGAGGAAGAAGAGAGTGAAGGCGAAGAATCACCCATTAAG GCTAAACAAACCCTGCCCAAAGCAACCCCAGCCAAACAAAAAGGCCCGGCTCAGAATGGCAAGAACTCTGCACCAAGCACACCTGCCTCAAAGCCG ACCCCCAAAGGGAAAGGGAAAGGTGAGAAGACTCCTAAGACACCAGCAACACCCAAAGTGAATTTAACCCTTCCTGAGATTAAAGCCAAGATGATGGAGTCAGTGAAGAAG GGTATCACATTACCTAAAGCCCAGCCCAAGTTTGAGAACTTTGTGAAGCATGGTCACAACGTTTCTGACCCCAAG GTCATTGCAGAGCTGTGGAAGTGGCGACAGTCACTGAAGGACGAAAAGTAG